From Streptomyces durmitorensis, a single genomic window includes:
- a CDS encoding carboxymuconolactone decarboxylase family protein, with the protein MATFRYTDPVLPKSATGRTAEAYAQMAEDFGIAEPAPLVALSPAPELFTATWALLRESLLVGGDDAFGSGGTTRTGRELVALGVSLANRCPFCVSAHTVMLHATGDHRVAERVLRGEQPEDPAQARLLAWAQATRTPQAPELVSPPFPQAHAPAHIGTALSFHFINRVASSLITEAMLPCNAQRFRAVRSLGGRTLQKTVRRTFAPGDSLALLDDPQPGPTWAAGTPIGSAYAALRAAATMGAGLLDEADQDLVQAAVAAWDGAHPPLSWDALPDRASRPGARLALLAALAPYRITDEDVAAWKKPPFSDHCLVHLLAYGAFTAVDRIESALAAHHSARFTKETS; encoded by the coding sequence ATGGCAACCTTTCGATACACCGATCCCGTACTCCCGAAATCCGCGACCGGCAGGACCGCCGAGGCGTACGCGCAGATGGCCGAGGACTTCGGCATCGCGGAGCCGGCGCCGCTCGTCGCGCTCTCGCCCGCGCCCGAACTGTTCACCGCCACCTGGGCGTTGCTCCGCGAGTCGCTGCTGGTCGGCGGCGACGACGCCTTCGGCAGCGGGGGCACCACGCGCACCGGCCGGGAGCTGGTCGCACTGGGCGTCTCGCTCGCCAACCGCTGCCCGTTCTGCGTGAGCGCGCACACGGTCATGCTGCACGCCACCGGCGACCACCGCGTCGCCGAGCGGGTGCTGCGCGGCGAGCAGCCCGAGGACCCGGCGCAGGCGCGGCTGCTCGCCTGGGCTCAGGCGACCCGGACGCCGCAGGCGCCTGAGCTCGTCTCGCCGCCGTTCCCGCAGGCGCACGCCCCGGCCCACATCGGCACCGCGCTCTCCTTCCACTTCATCAACCGCGTCGCGTCGTCGCTGATCACCGAGGCCATGCTGCCGTGCAACGCGCAGCGCTTCCGGGCGGTGCGCTCGCTCGGCGGCCGCACTCTCCAGAAGACGGTGCGCCGCACCTTCGCCCCCGGCGACTCCCTGGCCCTGCTCGACGACCCTCAGCCCGGCCCCACCTGGGCCGCAGGCACGCCCATCGGTTCCGCGTACGCTGCGCTCCGCGCCGCGGCGACGATGGGCGCGGGCCTGCTCGACGAAGCGGACCAGGACCTCGTGCAGGCGGCGGTGGCGGCGTGGGACGGCGCGCATCCGCCGCTGTCCTGGGACGCCCTGCCCGACCGTGCGTCCCGCCCGGGAGCACGCCTCGCGCTGCTCGCCGCGCTCGCGCCGTACCGCATCACCGACGAGGACGTGGCGGCCTGGAAGAAGCCCCCGTTCAGCGACCACTGCCTCGTGCACCTGCTCGCGTACGGCGCGTTCACGGCGGTCGACCGCATCGAGAGCGCCCTCGCGGCACACCACTCGGCCCGCTTCACCAAGGAGACGTCATGA